In Mytilus galloprovincialis chromosome 1, xbMytGall1.hap1.1, whole genome shotgun sequence, the following are encoded in one genomic region:
- the LOC143059569 gene encoding uncharacterized protein LOC143059569, whose protein sequence is MASNKVILCGPCQEEKVNTKADIWCYNCNEGLCSTCSGQHKKFKGTRDHKTIDIKSYKPSIRAINTECDIHGQQLKLYCPSHLMPCCDECISINHSKCTGIKSLESVVDNTKIEKSTKKIDNDINSTLQILNEIMSNKSGNIKRGEEQVDSIKETIGKYRKKINKHLDDLEKKLCQETDTILNQEKSKASDLKTEIDGKQKNLKKMQEHLHTVIPHTSKLQSFLGLHQIEQQVHQCQRYVDDLEDDDRAKEFDIKMKQNDEIESIQSKIRSLESLGEVMVVKKNIDLNRERSVRRKAQVQSREQSNINNMTMNIETQIEINIKDIISDMICLMDGRLIVVESSGKVHLLTSDGKLQKQLPIPGGAKSITQINQNTIAITYHREKAIKIFNMEKETVTKVINLDKACYGSSFSNDSMAVGLIGDDYGDYEIRIIDLEGNTLKSIQVESESALRHLVYCNDRVIYSDWIGKAVYCYDESGKQIWRYTQDLSRPRGLCTDTYGNIIVVDNNSNSIIVISKDGQDSKVLIGNEDGLKDSYCICFKHNQSSGFICDVSGTYLAKFNLSSG, encoded by the coding sequence ATGGCTTCAAATAAAGTTATACTATGTGGACCTTGTCAAGAAGAAAAAGTCAACACTAAAGCTGACATCTGGTGTTACAACTGTAACGAAGGCTTGTGTTCAACATGTTCTGGTCAACACAAAAAATTCAAAGGAACACGAGATCATAAAACTATTGATATCAAAAGTTATAAACCCTCCATCAGAGCTATCAATACAGAATGTGACATACATGGTCAACAGCTAAAACTGTACTGTCCCAGTCATTTAATGCCTTGCTGTGATGAATGTATTTCCATAAATCATTCAAAATGTACTGGAATAAAAAGTTTAGAAAGTGTAGTAGACAAcaccaaaattgaaaaatcaacaaaaaaaatagataatGATATTAACTCCACCTTACAGATTTTGAATGAAATAATGAGCAACAAATCAGGAAACATCAAAAGAGGAGAAGAACAAGTGGACAGCATAAAGGAAACTATTGGGAAatatagaaagaaaataaataaacatttagatGACCTGGAGAAGAAGCTTTGCCAAGAAACAGACACCATCTTAAAtcaagaaaaatcaaaagcatcaGATTTAAAAACTGAAATTGATGGAAAACagaaaaacttaaagaaaatgcAAGAACACTTACATACAGTTATACCACACACTTCAAAACTCCAATCATTTCTAGGTTTACATCAGATTGAACAACAAGTACATCAATGTCAAAGATATGTTGATGATCTGGAAGATGATGATAGGGCAAAAGAATTTGAtatcaaaatgaaacaaaatgatgagATAGAAAGTATACAAAGCAAGATAAGATCACTAGAATCCCTGGGAGAAGTAAtggttgttaaaaaaaatatagacttGAATAGAGAAAGAAGTGTGAGGAGGAAAGCACAAGTACAATCACGAGAACAATCcaacataaacaacatgacaaTGAATATTGAGACACAGATAGAGATCAACATAAAGGATATAATCAGTGACATGATTTGTCTGATGGATGGAAGACTTATAGTAGTGGAATCTAGTGGTAAAGTTCACCTACTTACTTCTGATGGTAAACTACAGAAACAATTACCTATACCTGGTGGAGCCAAGAGTATTACACAGATCAATCAGAACACTATAGCCATAACTTATCATAGGGAGAAAGCCATTAAGATCTTTAATATGGAGAAAGAAACAGTTACCAAAGTTATCAATTTAGACAAAGCATGCTATGGTTCATCATTCTCCAATGATTCTATGGCTGTAGGTTTGATTGGTGATGATTATGGTGATTATGAAATCCGTATTATAGACTTGGAAGGAAATACACTGAAGTCAATACAGGTTGAGAGTGAATCAGCCCTGCGTCACCTTGTTTACTGTAATGACAGAGTAATCTATAGTGACTGGATAGGTAAAGCAGTATACTGTTATGATGAATCAGGTAAACAGATCTGGAGATATACACAGGATTTATCAAGACCAAGAGGACTTTGTACAGATACATATGGTAACATTATTGTAGTAGACAATAACTCTAATAGTATAATAGTAATATCAAAAGATGGACAGGATAGTAAAGTACTGATTGGTAATGAGGATGGACTGAAGGAttcttattgtatttgttttaaacataatcAGTCTTCAGGTTTTATTTGTGATGTCAGTGGCACATACTTGGCAAAATTCAATTTATCTTCGGGATAA